One Apodemus sylvaticus chromosome 14, mApoSyl1.1, whole genome shotgun sequence DNA window includes the following coding sequences:
- the Diras2 gene encoding GTP-binding protein Di-Ras2 yields the protein MPEQSNDYRVAVFGAGGVGKSSLVLRFVKGTFRESYIPTVEDTYRQVISCDKSICTLQITDTTGSHQFPAMQRLSISKGHAFILVYSISSRQSLEELKPIYEQICEIKGDVESIPIMLVGNKCDESPNREVQSSEAEALARTWKCAFMETSAKLNHNVKELFQELLNLEKRRTVSLQIDGKKSKQQKRKEKLKGKCVVM from the coding sequence ATGCCGGAACAGAGCAATGACTACCGGGTGGCGGTGTTTGGGGCAGGTGGTGTCGGCAAGAGCTCCCTCGTTTTGAGGTTTGTGAAAGGGACCTTCAGGGAGAGCTACATCCCAACTGTGGAAGACACCTACCGGCAGGTGATCAGCTGTGACAAGAGCATCTGCACACTGCAGATCACCGACACTACCGGGAGCCATCAGTTCCCGGCCATGCAGCGGCTGTCCATCTCCAAAGGCCACGCCTTCATCCTGGTCTACTCCATCAGCAGCCGGCAGTCCCTGGAGGAACTCAAGCCCATCTATGAGCAGATCTGCGAAATCAAGGGGGATGTGGAGAGCATCCCCATCATGCTGGTGGGTAACAAGTGTGATGAGAGCCCCAACCGCGAGGTCCAGAGCAGCGAGGCAGAGGCCCTAGCCCGCACGTGGAAGTGCGCCTTCATGGAGACATCGGCCAAGCTCAACCACAACGTCAAGGAACTCTTTCAGGAACTACTCAACCTGGAGAAGCGCAGGACCGTGAGCCTCCAGATCGACGGCAAGAAGAGCAAGcagcagaagaggaaggagaagctcAAGGGCAAGTGCGTGGTCATGTGA